One Lactobacillus crispatus DNA segment encodes these proteins:
- a CDS encoding serine hydrolase domain-containing protein: protein MHKKRALSIFLALCAFAIFLFIVQPGDKLDNGIKNQKEQLHDYMKFHHINGVMLINDKKGQPIVVQNKETTDSSQIVNANQLFPIASLQKIMTGTAIYQLQQEKLLGWNTSLSNYYPQVSGSKDITIHELMNHTSGLVNNARPSSPLKNQKEQIAYMLNHMENDHLHTWDYQDVDYELLAAIISKQTNLSYNAYIQTDFAKPLKLQKVKDFSEVNQNEIPQPMSKNVDWHQVTVTTSSDFGAGNLFMSPIDYWKFVYNDVLKNPKMVNEYYHQAQHQTVAYFGGVYFNGDIIRANGSIPGYNCCFVANYKTKRMIMLFSNNINYLRLKVAANHILHAYMGDSWF, encoded by the coding sequence ATGCATAAAAAACGAGCTTTATCCATCTTTTTGGCACTTTGTGCCTTTGCAATATTTTTATTCATTGTGCAGCCAGGGGATAAGCTGGATAATGGCATTAAGAATCAGAAAGAACAGCTGCATGATTATATGAAGTTTCATCATATCAACGGTGTAATGTTAATTAATGATAAAAAGGGGCAACCGATTGTTGTCCAAAATAAGGAGACCACTGATTCAAGCCAAATAGTTAACGCTAATCAATTGTTTCCGATTGCTTCGCTACAAAAAATTATGACAGGAACTGCAATTTATCAGCTGCAACAAGAAAAGTTATTAGGTTGGAATACCTCTTTATCTAACTATTATCCTCAAGTTTCAGGTAGTAAAGATATTACAATTCATGAGCTGATGAATCATACTAGTGGCTTGGTTAACAATGCTCGACCATCTTCTCCGCTTAAAAATCAGAAAGAGCAAATAGCTTATATGCTTAATCACATGGAGAATGATCATCTTCATACTTGGGATTACCAAGATGTTGATTATGAATTGCTAGCAGCTATTATTAGCAAGCAGACTAATTTAAGTTATAATGCTTATATTCAGACCGATTTTGCTAAGCCACTTAAGCTCCAGAAAGTTAAGGATTTTTCTGAGGTTAACCAAAACGAGATCCCTCAGCCAATGAGTAAAAATGTTGACTGGCACCAAGTGACAGTGACGACGTCGTCGGACTTTGGAGCAGGGAACTTATTCATGTCACCAATTGATTATTGGAAGTTTGTATATAACGATGTGCTGAAAAATCCTAAAATGGTAAACGAGTATTACCACCAAGCCCAGCATCAGACGGTAGCTTATTTTGGTGGAGTGTATTTTAATGGTGACATCATTCGCGCTAATGGCAGTATCCCTGGTTATAATTGCTGCTTTGTTGCGAATTACAAGACCAAGCGTATGATTATGCTATTTTCTAATAATATTAATTATTTGAGGTTGAAAGTAGCGGCTAACCACATTTTGCATGCGTATATGGGTGATAGTTGGTTCTAA
- a CDS encoding diacylglycerol kinase family lipid kinase: MTRKARLIYNPVSGHEQMPKNVADILDVLEQAGYEASAFRTTPEENSARNEATRAAKEGFDLIVAAGGDGTINEVVNGIAFLENRPKMAIIPAGTTNDYARALAIPRDNIPDAAKVILKNKTRKMDIGKAVFGDQIQYFVNIAASGSLTELTYGVPSEVKSALGYAAYLIKGAEMLPHLTENEMRLTYDDGVYEGKLSMFLLGMTNSIGGFEQVMPDAQLSDGLFQLIVVKPSDPVSMMKLMALALNGKHVDDPNIIYTKTRSLKAELIGKSEGQDLPVNLDGEIGGYCPVEFNNLQQHIEFYVGG; this comes from the coding sequence ATGACTAGAAAAGCAAGATTAATTTATAATCCTGTATCAGGTCACGAACAGATGCCAAAGAATGTGGCCGATATTTTAGATGTATTAGAACAAGCAGGCTACGAAGCTAGTGCTTTTAGAACTACACCTGAAGAAAATAGTGCTCGCAATGAAGCTACTCGTGCTGCTAAGGAAGGCTTTGATTTAATCGTAGCAGCTGGTGGGGACGGTACAATCAATGAAGTAGTTAACGGGATTGCCTTTTTAGAAAACAGGCCTAAAATGGCAATTATTCCTGCTGGGACTACTAATGATTATGCTCGTGCATTAGCCATTCCACGTGATAATATTCCAGATGCTGCTAAAGTAATCTTAAAGAATAAAACTCGTAAAATGGATATCGGTAAAGCTGTTTTTGGTGACCAAATTCAATATTTCGTTAATATTGCTGCCAGCGGTTCTTTAACTGAGTTAACATATGGCGTACCATCTGAGGTTAAGTCAGCTTTGGGTTATGCCGCATACTTAATCAAGGGGGCAGAAATGTTGCCACACTTGACTGAGAATGAGATGCGTTTGACTTATGATGATGGCGTTTATGAAGGAAAATTATCAATGTTCCTACTAGGAATGACTAATTCAATTGGTGGTTTTGAGCAAGTTATGCCTGATGCACAGCTTAGTGATGGATTATTCCAATTGATCGTGGTCAAGCCTTCTGACCCTGTTAGCATGATGAAGTTGATGGCATTGGCTTTGAATGGTAAACATGTTGATGATCCCAATATCATTTATACCAAAACGCGTAGCCTGAAGGCCGAGTTGATTGGTAAAAGTGAAGGGCAAGACTTACCAGTTAATCTTGATGGTGAGATCGGTGGTTATTGTCCAGTTGAATTTAACAATTTGCAACAGCATATTGAATTTTATGTTGGTGGATAA
- a CDS encoding Bax inhibitor-1/YccA family protein: MDNFSNTPGRRQVQDISAVNSFLTKMYSLMILAVLVSAATAFLTTTVFASAIANMSQAVYWIIVFVPIVLCMTISFKAAKNPTLGIVLLLILSAVYGFEFAFIAGAFTSASIAGAFLSAAGVFAAMAVFGSVTKRDLSNWGSYLGAALIGFLVAWLVNAFFIRSGAATFIFSCIGVLIFTGLTAYDAHNAKKIFMTYGGQVSDTGLAVMGALSMYLDFINIFMFLLQIFGMGGDRD; the protein is encoded by the coding sequence ATGGATAACTTTTCAAATACTCCAGGACGGCGTCAAGTCCAGGATATTTCTGCAGTTAACAGCTTCTTGACTAAGATGTACAGTCTCATGATTTTGGCTGTTTTAGTTTCTGCAGCAACTGCATTCTTGACTACGACTGTGTTTGCATCTGCAATTGCTAACATGTCACAAGCCGTTTACTGGATCATCGTATTTGTTCCAATTGTTTTATGTATGACAATCAGCTTTAAGGCAGCAAAGAACCCAACATTAGGCATCGTTCTTCTGTTGATTCTTTCCGCAGTCTACGGCTTCGAATTTGCCTTTATCGCAGGAGCATTTACTTCCGCTTCAATCGCTGGTGCCTTTTTATCAGCAGCTGGCGTGTTCGCAGCAATGGCCGTCTTCGGTTCTGTAACTAAGCGCGACTTGAGCAACTGGGGTTCATACCTTGGCGCAGCTTTGATCGGGTTCTTAGTTGCATGGCTCGTTAACGCCTTCTTCATTAGAAGTGGCGCTGCAACCTTTATCTTCTCCTGCATCGGTGTGTTAATCTTCACTGGCTTAACTGCCTACGACGCACACAATGCTAAGAAGATTTTCATGACCTACGGCGGTCAAGTTTCAGATACTGGTTTAGCCGTTATGGGGGCTTTAAGCATGTATCTCGACTTCATCAACATCTTCATGTTCTTGCTACAAATCTTTGGCATGGGCGGAGATCGCGATTAA
- the rlmD gene encoding 23S rRNA (uracil(1939)-C(5))-methyltransferase RlmD: MKKNQIIDLEITDLSYEAMGVAHYEGMTVFVTNALPGEVVSAKILKVKKNFAFAKIEEIKKESPDRVKIKLNQWVQTGLASLAHIKYDKQLEFKRNQVVNLLKKAHLDEIEVGQTLPSPEQTGYRNKAQVPVREYNGQLEIGFFRRHSHDLVPLTNFFTTDPEIDRVLVAVRDVLRKYKIAPYDEVNNTGIIRYLDVRRSKANGEIMVILVSRVKDFPQMTGVAAEISQIPKVSGLVLNYNPKKTNVILGKKDYLVFGNDQITDQIGDLKFRISPQSFFQINSLQTPRLYDLAIKQADLGSDDVVIDAYSGIGTIGLSVAKHVKAVRGIEVVRDAIKDAKDNAELNGIENAKYYLGKAEEIMPRWAKKGMKTDVVFVDPPRKGLTPEFINATVKTGPKKVVYISCNPATMIRDLLLFQEQGYEFKRIDPVDMFPQTPHVEAVTVLTKKK; this comes from the coding sequence ATGAAAAAGAATCAAATTATAGATTTAGAAATTACCGATCTTTCGTATGAAGCAATGGGTGTGGCCCATTACGAGGGAATGACCGTATTTGTTACTAATGCACTTCCAGGCGAAGTGGTTAGTGCAAAGATTTTAAAGGTTAAGAAGAACTTTGCTTTTGCTAAAATTGAAGAAATAAAAAAAGAAAGTCCTGATCGAGTTAAGATCAAGTTGAATCAATGGGTTCAAACGGGACTCGCTTCTTTAGCTCATATCAAGTATGATAAGCAACTTGAATTCAAGCGTAATCAAGTTGTTAACTTACTTAAGAAGGCACATTTAGATGAGATTGAAGTAGGACAAACTTTGCCTAGTCCTGAGCAAACAGGGTATCGCAACAAGGCCCAAGTTCCTGTGCGAGAATATAATGGACAACTTGAGATTGGCTTTTTTAGACGACATTCACATGATTTAGTGCCTTTGACAAATTTCTTTACCACTGATCCGGAAATTGATCGTGTATTGGTTGCAGTGCGTGATGTGTTGCGCAAGTACAAGATTGCGCCTTATGACGAGGTAAACAATACGGGAATTATACGCTATCTTGATGTGCGTCGTAGTAAGGCTAATGGCGAGATAATGGTTATTTTGGTCAGCCGGGTTAAGGATTTCCCACAAATGACGGGTGTTGCAGCTGAGATTAGCCAGATTCCTAAGGTTTCAGGTTTAGTCTTGAACTATAATCCTAAGAAGACCAATGTGATTTTGGGTAAAAAGGATTACCTAGTTTTCGGTAATGACCAGATTACTGATCAAATTGGTGATTTAAAGTTTAGAATTTCACCTCAAAGTTTCTTCCAGATTAATTCGCTGCAAACACCGCGCTTGTATGATTTAGCGATTAAGCAAGCAGATTTAGGTTCGGATGATGTAGTAATTGATGCATATTCGGGAATTGGAACGATTGGTTTGAGTGTAGCTAAGCATGTGAAGGCCGTGCGTGGAATCGAAGTTGTCCGGGATGCGATCAAGGATGCCAAGGACAATGCCGAGCTAAATGGTATTGAAAACGCAAAGTATTACTTAGGCAAGGCTGAAGAAATAATGCCGCGTTGGGCTAAAAAGGGTATGAAGACCGATGTGGTTTTTGTTGATCCACCGAGAAAAGGGTTGACACCTGAATTTATTAATGCGACAGTTAAGACTGGACCTAAGAAGGTCGTTTATATTTCGTGCAATCCTGCAACAATGATTCGCGACTTGCTTTTGTTCCAAGAACAAGGTTATGAATTTAAGCGAATCGATCCTGTTGATATGTTCCCACAAACGCCACATGTAGAGGCTGTGACTGTTTTGACAAAGAAGAAGTAA
- the nhaC gene encoding Na+/H+ antiporter NhaC: MKKKKVSFTESIIILIALLTILGLAVIKLALSPEVPVLFIVLLLTFWARLRGFSWQDVQDGIKEGISVAIIPIFIFILIGALIGIWIKAGIIPSIMVLGFHLISGSFFVPSVFIVCSIIGMAIGSGFTTISTVGIALFGIGTSMNLNPALVAGAIISGAVFGDKMSPLSDSTNLSSAVAESELFAHIKNMMWSTIPAFVVSLILFWILGNSGNMDPTKIERTSHILQTNFSISWWAIVPIILMIFCAWRKISAIPTLFLNIAITVIMIFIQSPHESIQSLNNLVMNGFVAKTSDASVNALLTRGGISNMMATVALIISTLSLGGMLMKFNIVQSAMEPLVKHLTKPGRLITVTILSGICINLFVGEQYLSVILPGRAFKPAFDKIKLSPLALSRVLEDGGSVINYLIPWGVAGSFAASTLGVPVLHFLPFVFFSLLSPIFSILSGITGIGLKWAKEK, from the coding sequence ATGAAGAAAAAGAAAGTTTCCTTTACTGAATCAATTATTATCTTAATTGCACTCCTCACTATTCTGGGATTGGCAGTTATCAAGCTTGCCCTTTCTCCAGAAGTGCCAGTTTTATTCATTGTCCTTTTACTTACCTTTTGGGCTAGACTGCGTGGCTTTTCCTGGCAAGATGTTCAAGATGGCATCAAAGAAGGAATTAGTGTAGCCATTATTCCGATTTTTATCTTTATTTTAATCGGCGCTTTGATCGGGATCTGGATTAAAGCGGGAATCATCCCTTCCATCATGGTCCTGGGTTTCCACTTAATCAGTGGTAGTTTCTTCGTTCCATCTGTTTTTATTGTTTGTTCAATTATTGGGATGGCAATCGGTAGTGGTTTTACCACAATCTCAACTGTTGGGATTGCGCTTTTTGGGATCGGAACTAGTATGAACCTTAATCCTGCCTTAGTTGCTGGGGCAATTATCTCTGGAGCTGTTTTTGGCGATAAGATGTCTCCTTTATCCGATTCAACCAACCTTTCTTCAGCAGTTGCCGAAAGTGAATTATTCGCCCACATTAAAAATATGATGTGGTCAACCATTCCTGCTTTTGTAGTTTCATTAATTTTATTCTGGATCTTAGGCAACAGTGGCAACATGGATCCAACTAAGATTGAACGTACTTCACATATTTTACAAACTAACTTCAGTATCAGCTGGTGGGCAATTGTCCCAATTATCTTGATGATCTTTTGTGCTTGGCGCAAAATTTCCGCAATCCCTACGCTCTTTTTAAACATTGCGATTACTGTAATCATGATTTTTATTCAAAGTCCCCACGAATCTATTCAATCGCTTAACAATTTAGTTATGAACGGCTTTGTGGCTAAAACTAGTGATGCTTCTGTTAATGCCTTATTAACCCGTGGTGGTATTTCCAACATGATGGCTACAGTAGCTTTGATCATTTCTACCTTATCTTTGGGTGGGATGCTCATGAAGTTCAACATTGTTCAAAGTGCAATGGAACCACTCGTTAAACATTTAACCAAGCCTGGTCGTTTAATTACGGTCACCATTTTATCTGGTATCTGTATCAACCTTTTTGTTGGTGAACAATACCTATCAGTTATCTTACCTGGTCGTGCATTTAAGCCGGCTTTTGATAAAATTAAGCTTTCACCATTAGCCCTTAGCCGCGTACTTGAAGACGGCGGTAGCGTAATTAACTACTTAATTCCCTGGGGTGTTGCCGGTTCATTCGCCGCTTCAACTTTAGGTGTGCCAGTTTTACATTTCTTACCATTCGTCTTCTTCAGTCTTCTTTCACCAATCTTCTCTATTTTGAGCGGAATCACCGGAATCGGCTTGAAGTGGGCTAAAGAAAAGTAG